The Cololabis saira isolate AMF1-May2022 chromosome 20, fColSai1.1, whole genome shotgun sequence genome includes a window with the following:
- the LOC133420288 gene encoding uncharacterized protein LOC133420288 — protein MEKMICRILLLIILTSHVCASTIVKVTQNFYQTKENHNITLEWTFTPKHEPSSGFLDIYCHFRKHLKILVVFKMSDGVKNLKHQDEQFAGRVQSNRDALREGRLRLVISRLTTEDSGWYWCEAFTKSGWDSASCQLHVSATRSYDGAGNGGLITSGAVAAAALLIYCVTVLVKKRRRICAVVSQRINHQGVVCRFLMNHNSIT, from the exons CATCAACAATTGTGAAGGTGACACAGAACTTCTATCAGACAAAGGAGAACCACAACATCACCCTGGAGTGGACCTTCACCCCCAAACATGAACCCTCCTCTGGCTTCCTTGATATCTACTGTCACTTCAGAAAACATCTGAAGATCTTAGTTGTCTTTAAAATGTCTGATGGTGTTAAGAACTTGAAGCATCAAGACGAACAGTTTGCAGGACGAGTCCAGAGCAACAGAGATGCTCTGAGAGAGGGACGACTAAGACTCGTCATCTCCAGACTCACGACTGAGGATTCAGGATGGTACTGGTGTGAAGCGTTCACAAAGTCTGGATGGGACTCTGCCAGCTGTCAACTCCACGTCTCTG CGACCAGATCCTACGATGGAGCAGGAAATGGAGGATTAATTACATCAGGAGCTGTTGCAGCAGCTGCACTTCTGATTTATTGTGTTACAGTTTTAGTGAAGAAAAGGAGAAGAATATGTGCTGTTGTGTCTCAGAGAATCAACCATCAAGGAGTTGTATGCAGGTTTCTGATGAATCACAACTCGATTACTTGA